Genomic window (Aquimarina sp. BL5):
GACTGAATCTTCCAGAGCTTCAACAAATAAAGATGCAGGACTTTGGTTTACATAACTATTAAAATCGCTTATAAACCAATCTTCTATTGCAAACTGAATCGTATGCTCTATTCCTTCGTCATTCACAAAATAACTTCTAAAAGCTCCCTTTAATACATAAGTTTGATGAGAGCAAATAAAATTCGGTTGTACAATAAATTGTCTTCTTTTTATTTTTGTTGTTCTCACTATTGAAATGAATTGTTTTTCATCTTCTTTGTGCAAAGAGACATAACGCTTAATATTATTTAATATGTTTTCGTAATCTTTCAATGTTTCTCCTAATTTTCAAAACTATTTAGTTTAATATTTAAAAGAGGTATAATGTGATATCTAAGCCAATACTAAGGGTATCAAAAAAATTGAGTAATGAAATTAATTTTACTAAACATCATTGTTTATTTCAATCCAATATCCATTTGGATCTTGAAAGTAGACCTGTTTAATGCCATCTTTTCGTATATAATCTTTGTTTGGTGTCCCAAGCCAATCAGAGTAGTCAATTTTTAGTTCTTCTAGATGCCCTACAAATGAATTAAAATCAGGAGTCGCTAAAGCAAAATGAACTGCTTTATTGATTCTTATCTCAAAATTAGGACGAGGAATCAGATGAAGCTGTTTTCCGTCATCAAAAGATAACCATCTAGTTTTAGAGTCAGAAGCAGTATTCTTAATTTCCTTAAGTTTAAGCACCTTTTGATAAAACTCAGTTGTTTTGTCGACATCTTTTACGGAAAGTGCTATATGATTGAATAAAAAAGTAGGCATTTATTAAAGTTTATTATGTAAATATCTTAATTATAATTTTATTGTTAAAAAAAATAGCTCCCCAAAAAAGTAGTTATGCGCTATTAAATAATGTTGTGCTATTGTTATTATTTTATCTTGTACTCCTTTTTTAGCTTTAAAATCAATGAGTCTGCTTGATTATTCTTTTCTTCTAAAAGCATATTATAATATGCTACGATTCCACCATACATATCTACAACATTACCAAATTCGGTTAACAAATTTTGATCATTCTGAATTAGCTTAAAATTAGTTGCTTTTAAATTAATAGTATCTTTTGTTTTAATTAAAGAAACCATATGTCTAACTTTTTGATGATTAAAGATTTTGAGTCCTAAATTGATTGAATTTTTATGATAATTCTCATAATATTTCTGTTGATCCTCTAGTTTTTTTTGTTGTATATCATATAGAAGAATTTCCTTAATCGCATTTTTGTTTTTAATTAACCTCATTCCTCCAGCATTCTTAAGTTGAGTCATTGTTAATTCATTGGCGCTCAAAAAGTCAGGGCGTTGTAAAATAGAAAAAGGATAGTGATAATATAACTTACGATCATCTATATTTTCTAGACTATAGTTGTAGCAAAATTTAGAAAGAGAATCTAAACGTGTTTTTCTAATTTTATTGTAACTAATCACTTTTTGAATGTTTATCTTTTCCAATACCACATCTTCAATTAAAGAATGTATATACTCCCTTTCCTTCGATTTTTCGGATGATTTATCTCTTAAATTATCTGCAAAAAAACCTAAGAAAACAGCTAAAAAAAGCATAAAGAATTCCAACAAGTATTTTTTCCAATTTTTGTTTTTTATAAACTGCGTTTTATTCATTTACTGATATTTTATTATACTACACAAAAGTCATATGTATAGAGCATAGTGTGTAAAAAGACATTAATTTCTCGGATTAACACGTAAGCAATTTTTTGTTTTTTAAAAGCTAAATTTAAAAATTTGGCAGTCTTAATAAATAAGCTAAATCTTAAGTTTCATAAACATGTAAACTGTAAATTCTAAAACTAGTTTTTATTTTCCCTTTTAAAAATAGAATAAAATCCTACACAAAACAGCACTTACGCTTAATAATTCGTTAAAACAAAAATGCATGACTAAAAGTCACGCATTTTATAAAAATCTTAAAAAAAATAGGTTATACCACAAATAATGGTTTATCCGCCATCATTGCATTTACATCATTCGCAATGCTATGTAATTCTTCCTCATTCTCTACATTGTTAATTACTCTGTCGATTAATTCCACTATATCCAGCATATCATTTTCTTTCAATCCACGAGTAGTAACTGCTGCAACCCCAATACGAATACCAGAAGTTACAAATGGTGATTTATCATCAAAAGGAACCATATTCTTGTTTACCGTAATCTCTGCAACGCCAAGTGCCTCTTCTGCTTGTTTACCAGTTACGTCTTTATTACGTAAATCGATCAACATCATATGATTATCAGTACCAGCAGAAATTACCTCATATCCTTTTTGAACAAAAGCTTCCGCCATCGTTGCTGCATTTTTCTTTACTTGTATGATATAATGTAAAAACTCATCAGTCAATGCCTCGCCAAACGCAATTGCTTTTGCTGCAATGATATGCTCTAATGGACCTCCTTGATTTCCAGGAAATACGGCACTATCCATTAAAGAAGACATCATACGCTTCTTACCACTCTTTAGTGTAATACCAAAAGGGTTTTCGAAATCTTTACCCATTAAGATTAATCCACCTCTTGGGCCTCTTAATGTTTTATGTGTTGTAGTTGTTACTACGTGACAATGAGGAACAGGATCTGCAATCACACCCTTAGCAATTAATCCTGCAGGATGTGCAATATCAGCTAATAAAATAGCGCCCACACTATCTGCTATTTCTCTAAATCTTTTATAATCTATCTCTCTAGAATATGCAGATGCTCCGGCAATAATAAGTTGTGGTTTTTCTGCTGTGGCAATCTCTTGAATTTTATCATAGTTTAATCTACCTGTCTCCTTCTCTACTCCATAGAAAACCGGATTGTACAACTTACCTGAAAAATTAACTGGTGATCCATGTGTCAGGTGTCCTCCATGAGAAAGATCAAAACCAAGTATTTTATCTCCAGGTTTCAGACAAGCGTGATAAACCGCTGTATTTGCTTGAGATCCAGAATGTGGTTGTACATTAGCATATGCTGCTCCGAACAATTCTTTAGCACGATCAATAGCTATTTGCTCTACTACATCTACTACAGAGCATCCTCCATAATAACGTTTTCCTGGATACCCTTCTGCATATTTATTTGTTAATACAGAACCAGCTGCTTCCATTACTTGTTCACTTACAAAATTTTCTGAAGCGATCAATTCTAATCCATTAATCTGACGTTCTTTTTCGTCCTGAATTAAATCAAAAATCTGTTCGTCGCGTTGCATGTTTTTTTATTTATAAAATAGATGCCCAAAAATAGGAACATTCCTTAAAATAAGTTGATGGAATATCAATAAATATCAACATTTTCTTCACAATTAGAAATATCACATTTTTTAATTAACTTTCACATAAATAAAATATATAAAACGTTCTAAAATTATATATTTGATGATGAGAAGTACCAACAACTTATAAAAAAATAACAATGCCCATAACAGCAAATAACCCAAATAGAAAAACGTGGATCAAAACACCTGCTAATACAGATTTCCCTATTCAAAATATTCCTTTTGGAGTCTTTCTTACCAGGGATGATGTTATTACAATAGGAACCCGAATCGGAGATACCGCTATTGACCTTGGAGCACTTCATCAACTTGGCTATTTTGATGGAATTCCATTAACCGATGATATATTCTTACAAGATTCTCTTAATGACTTTATATCTGATGGAAAAAAAACCTGGAGATTGGTACGTAATCGTATTGCTGATATTTTTGATGCCGAAAACGACTCCCTAAAAAATAATACGGAGCATTGTAAAATAGTCCTATTTACATTGGATGAAATAGAAATGCAATTACCGGTAACTGTAGGCGATTACACCGACTTTTATAGTAGTATTGAGCATGCAACTAATGTAGGTACTATGTTCAGAGATCCTGAAAATGCATTACTTCCGAATTGGCTGCATATACCTGTTGGATACCACGGACGTAGTAGTTCTATAATTCCTTCAGGAATTCCTGTACATCGTCCGCAGGGTCAGAAATTAATCAATGGTACGGAAAAACCAATTTTTGGACCTTCAAGATTAGTAGACTTTGAATTGGAGATGGCGTTTATTACTACAGATGCTAATCAGCTCGGAGAGCCTATTCCGATCGAAGAAGCTGAGGATTATATCTTTGGTTTGGTATTATTCAATGACTGGAGTGCTCGAGATATTCAGAAATGGGAATATGTTCCTTTAGGCCCTTTCCTTGCTAAAAACTTTGCATCATCTATATCACCTTGGATTGTTACACTAGATGCCTTAGAACCCTATCGTGTTAAAGGACCAAAACCTTTAAAAGAACAACTTCCATATCTTCAATACGAAGGAGACAAAAGTTTTGATATTAATCTGGAGGTTGCTATACAACCAGAAAAAGCAAAAGAGACTATCGTTTCTAAAAGTAATTTTAAATATATGTATTGGAATATGTCCCAACAATTGGCACATCATACTGTAAATGGATGTCCAGTTAACTCGGGAGACATGATGGGTAGTGGAACTATTTCCGGACCAACTCCTGATTCTTATGGTTCTATGCTAGAATTAAGTTGGAGAGGAGAGAAACCTGTGCAACTTAAAGAAGGTGGTAGTCGTAAATTTATAGAAGATAATGATACCGTTATCATAAGAGGGCATTGCAAAAAAGATGATGTTAGAATAGGTTTTGGTGAAGTATCTACCAAACTACTCCCTGTATTTAAAAAATAAATTAATTATCACATATAAGGAAAACCTCAAAAAGTTACTTTGAGGTTTTTTTGTTACCTTTTGGCACCAAAATTGAATAGATGTCCCCCAAACGTATTATATTATGAAAAGAACTCTACTTTTATTTTTAATTACTGCCCTTACCTTCTCTTGTGGAGGAAAAAAGAAGACATTCACCGCTCTTAATACAGGAAACTACGATCAAGCAATTAATACTTCCGTTAACAAATTAAGAACTAATAAAAATAAAAAAGGGAAACAGGATTATATCCTAATCTTAGAAGAAGCATTCTTAAAAGCGGTTGATCGTGATATGAATGCAATCGCTTTTCTAGAAAAAGAAGGAAACCCGGCAAATTTAGAGAGAATTTACAATTCTTATAACACTTTAAAAAACAGACAAGAACGTATTCGCCCGTTACTACCGCTTTATCACGTGGAACAAGGACGTAATGCTAATTTTTCTTTTGATAATTATGATCAAAGAATTCTGGATACTAAAGAAAAGTTATCAGCTTATTTATATAACAACGCTAAGAATTTGCTCTCTAACGCTAAAAGAAAAACAGATTATCGTAGTGTTTATAACGATTTGGTATATCTAGAAAAAATCAGTCCTAACTATAAGAATACAAACAATCTTATTGAGGAAGCGCATTTTAAGGGAACTGATTTTGTTAAAGTTAGCTTGAAAAATAATACGAATGTAATCATCCCGAGAAGATTAGAAGATGATTTACTAAATTTTAGCACGTATGGTTTGAATGATCTTTGGACGGTTTATCATAACGAACCTCAGCGCTCCGTAAATTATGATTACTTAATGGAAGTGTCATTTAGAGAAATTAATATCTCACCAGAACAAATTAGAGAAAGACAACTAGAAAAAGAAAAACTAGTTAAAGACGGTTGGGAATATCTATTAGATGAAGATGATGAATTCGTTCGTGATGAAGAAGGTAATAAAATCAAAATAGATAAGATGGTTACTGTACGTTGTGAGTATTATGAATTCATACAGTTTAAAGAAGCACAAGTAGTTGGCAATG
Coding sequences:
- a CDS encoding Crp/Fnr family transcriptional regulator — its product is MKDYENILNNIKRYVSLHKEDEKQFISIVRTTKIKRRQFIVQPNFICSHQTYVLKGAFRSYFVNDEGIEHTIQFAIEDWFISDFNSYVNQSPASLFVEALEDSVVQQIAYEDVENLCNENPKFERFFRLVAQKSFAFSQRRVLSNLGKSAEERYLEFFNLYPSIVKRVPQYTLASYLGMSPEFLSKIRKRLTTKS
- a CDS encoding VOC family protein, with translation MPTFLFNHIALSVKDVDKTTEFYQKVLKLKEIKNTASDSKTRWLSFDDGKQLHLIPRPNFEIRINKAVHFALATPDFNSFVGHLEELKIDYSDWLGTPNKDYIRKDGIKQVYFQDPNGYWIEINNDV
- the glyA gene encoding serine hydroxymethyltransferase, which translates into the protein MQRDEQIFDLIQDEKERQINGLELIASENFVSEQVMEAAGSVLTNKYAEGYPGKRYYGGCSVVDVVEQIAIDRAKELFGAAYANVQPHSGSQANTAVYHACLKPGDKILGFDLSHGGHLTHGSPVNFSGKLYNPVFYGVEKETGRLNYDKIQEIATAEKPQLIIAGASAYSREIDYKRFREIADSVGAILLADIAHPAGLIAKGVIADPVPHCHVVTTTTHKTLRGPRGGLILMGKDFENPFGITLKSGKKRMMSSLMDSAVFPGNQGGPLEHIIAAKAIAFGEALTDEFLHYIIQVKKNAATMAEAFVQKGYEVISAGTDNHMMLIDLRNKDVTGKQAEEALGVAEITVNKNMVPFDDKSPFVTSGIRIGVAAVTTRGLKENDMLDIVELIDRVINNVENEEELHSIANDVNAMMADKPLFVV
- the fahA gene encoding fumarylacetoacetase, producing the protein MPITANNPNRKTWIKTPANTDFPIQNIPFGVFLTRDDVITIGTRIGDTAIDLGALHQLGYFDGIPLTDDIFLQDSLNDFISDGKKTWRLVRNRIADIFDAENDSLKNNTEHCKIVLFTLDEIEMQLPVTVGDYTDFYSSIEHATNVGTMFRDPENALLPNWLHIPVGYHGRSSSIIPSGIPVHRPQGQKLINGTEKPIFGPSRLVDFELEMAFITTDANQLGEPIPIEEAEDYIFGLVLFNDWSARDIQKWEYVPLGPFLAKNFASSISPWIVTLDALEPYRVKGPKPLKEQLPYLQYEGDKSFDINLEVAIQPEKAKETIVSKSNFKYMYWNMSQQLAHHTVNGCPVNSGDMMGSGTISGPTPDSYGSMLELSWRGEKPVQLKEGGSRKFIEDNDTVIIRGHCKKDDVRIGFGEVSTKLLPVFKK